A single genomic interval of Lathyrus oleraceus cultivar Zhongwan6 chromosome 7, CAAS_Psat_ZW6_1.0, whole genome shotgun sequence harbors:
- the LOC127101652 gene encoding thaumatin-like protein 1 produces the protein MDLLTITLITFLFLTPKGITGSSFTFVNRCDYTVWPGILANAGSPTLGSTGFELPQETTRSFQAPAGWSGRFWARTGCNFDGSGSGSCLTGDCGSGMIECNGAGAAPPATLAEFTLGTIGQDFYDVSLVDGYNLPMIVEGSGGSGMCESTGCTSDLNQQCPAELRASDGSACKSACEAFGSPEYCCSGAYGSPATCRPSVYSEMFKAACPRSYSYAYDDASSTFTCTAADYTVTFCPSSPSKKSSQYPTPVSSTTLPGTGTVIGTPEIGTGSEGGVEYMGTGSATPIGYSVPVNSGTGSGSGGETMLADGSYLAGLAMGDSSATVSSVFHYSFGFLLVMFLL, from the exons ATGGATCTACTAACCATCACTCTCATTACTTTTCTTTTCCTCACTCCCAAAG GTATCACTGGTTCTTCCTTCACATTCGTAAACAGATGCGACTACACAGTATGGCCAGGCATTCTCGCAAATGCCGGTAGCCCAACTCTCGGAAGCACCGGTTTTGAACTTCCCCAAGAAACCACTCGCTCATTTCAAGCTCCAGCCGGTTGGTCCGGCCGATTCTGGGCACGAACAGGTTGTAACTTCGACGGATCCGGCTCCGGTTCATGTCTCACCGGAGACTGCGGTTCCGGCATGATAGAATGCAACGGCGCCGGAGCTGCTCCACCAGCCACCCTCGCAGAGTTCACTCTCGGAACCATAGGACAAGATTTCTACGACGTGAGTCTTGTAGACGGTTACAATCTACCCATGATCGTCGAAGGCTCGGGTGGGTCCGGCATGTGTGAATCAACAGGCTGTACGTCAGATCTTAACCAGCAATGTCCGGCGGAGTTGAGAGCCTCAGATGGAAGCGCGTGTAAGAGCGCGTGTGAGGCTTTTGGTAGTCCTGAGTATTGCTGTAGCGGCGCGTATGGTTCACCGGCGACTTGTAGACCTTCTGTTTACTCGGAGATGTTTAAAGCTGCTTGTCCTAGATCGTATAGCTACGCTTACGATGATGCGTCGAGTACTTTTACATGTACTGCTGCAGATTATACCGTTACCTTTTGTCCATCTTCTCCAAG TAAAAAATCTTCGCAATATCCAACTCCAGTGAGCTCAACAACGTTACCAGGGACAGGGACAGTGATAGGGACTCCTGAGATTGGAACAGGATCTGAAGGGGGAGTGGAATACATGGGTACGGGTTCGGCCACACCGATAGGGTATTCGGTACCTGTTAATTCAGGGACAGGATCTGGATCTGGAGGAGAGACCATGCTTGCAGATGGGTCATATTTAGCTGGATTGGCCATGGGAGATTCTTCTGCAACAGTTTCTTCTGTGTTTCATTACTCTTTTGGCTTTTTGCTTGTTATGTTCTTGCTTTAG